One region of Mus pahari chromosome 16, PAHARI_EIJ_v1.1, whole genome shotgun sequence genomic DNA includes:
- the Ssr1 gene encoding translocon-associated protein subunit alpha isoform X4, with protein sequence MRLLPRLLLLVLLAFPAAVLLRGGPGGSLALAQDLTEDEEIVEDSIIEDEDDEAEVEEDEPTDLAEDKEEEDVSSEPEASPSADTTILFVKGEDFPANNIVKFLVGFTNKGTEDFIVESLDASFRYPQDYQFYIQNFTALPLNTVVPPQRQATFEYSFIPAEPMGGRPFGLVINLNYKDLNGNVFQDAVFNQTVTVIEREDGLDGETIFMYMFLAGLGLLVVVGLHQLLESRKRKRPIQKVEMGTSSQNDVDMSWIPQETLNQINKASPRRLPRKRAQKRSVGSDE encoded by the exons ATGAGACTCCTCCCccgcctgctgctgctggtcctGCTGGCCTTCCCCGCCGCCGTGCTGCTCCGAGGCGGCCCCGGAG ggtCATTAGCCTTGGCTCAAGATCTTACAGAAGATGAAGAAATTGTGGAAGATTCAATaattgaagatgaagatgatgaggcTGAAGTAGAAGAAGATGAACCCACAGATTTG GCagaagataaagaagaagaagatgtgTCTAGTGAACCAGAAGCTTCGCCGAGTGCAGACACAACTATTCTATTTGTAAAAGGAGAAG ATTTTCCAGCAAACAACATCGTGAAGTTCCTGGTTGGCTTTACAAACAAGGGGACAGAAGATTTTATTGTTGAATCGCTAGATGCCTCGTTCCGTTATCCTCAGGACTACCAGTTCTACATCCAGAATTTCACAGCGCTTCCTCTGAACACTGTAGTGCCACCCCAGCGACAGGCGACTTTTGAGTATTCCTTCATTCCTGCAGAGCCTATGGGGGGTCGGCCCTTTGGTCTGGTCATCAATCTGAACTACAAAGATTTGAAC GGCAATGTATTCCAGGATGCTGTCTTCAATCAGACGGTCACGGTTATTGAGAGAGAGGATGGGTTAGACGGAGAGAC aatttttatgtatatgttccTTGCTGGTCTTGGGCTTCTAGTTGTTGTTGGCCTTCATCAGCTCCTTGAATCTAGAAAG CGCAAGAGACCCATACAGAAAGTAGAAATGGGTACCTCGAGTCAAAATGATGTTGACATGAGTTGGATTCCTCAGGAAACATTGAATCAGATCA
- the Ssr1 gene encoding translocon-associated protein subunit alpha isoform X3, with the protein MRLLPRLLLLVLLAFPAAVLLRGGPGGSLALAQDLTEDEEIVEDSIIEDEDDEAEVEEDEPTDLAEDKEEEDVSSEPEASPSADTTILFVKGEDFPANNIVKFLVGFTNKGTEDFIVESLDASFRYPQDYQFYIQNFTALPLNTVVPPQRQATFEYSFIPAEPMGGRPFGLVINLNYKDLNGNVFQDAVFNQTVTVIEREDGLDGETIFMYMFLAGLGLLVVVGLHQLLESRKRKRPIQKVEMGTSSQNDVDMSWIPQETLNQIMQSRRDKASPRRLPRKRAQKRSVGSDE; encoded by the exons ATGAGACTCCTCCCccgcctgctgctgctggtcctGCTGGCCTTCCCCGCCGCCGTGCTGCTCCGAGGCGGCCCCGGAG ggtCATTAGCCTTGGCTCAAGATCTTACAGAAGATGAAGAAATTGTGGAAGATTCAATaattgaagatgaagatgatgaggcTGAAGTAGAAGAAGATGAACCCACAGATTTG GCagaagataaagaagaagaagatgtgTCTAGTGAACCAGAAGCTTCGCCGAGTGCAGACACAACTATTCTATTTGTAAAAGGAGAAG ATTTTCCAGCAAACAACATCGTGAAGTTCCTGGTTGGCTTTACAAACAAGGGGACAGAAGATTTTATTGTTGAATCGCTAGATGCCTCGTTCCGTTATCCTCAGGACTACCAGTTCTACATCCAGAATTTCACAGCGCTTCCTCTGAACACTGTAGTGCCACCCCAGCGACAGGCGACTTTTGAGTATTCCTTCATTCCTGCAGAGCCTATGGGGGGTCGGCCCTTTGGTCTGGTCATCAATCTGAACTACAAAGATTTGAAC GGCAATGTATTCCAGGATGCTGTCTTCAATCAGACGGTCACGGTTATTGAGAGAGAGGATGGGTTAGACGGAGAGAC aatttttatgtatatgttccTTGCTGGTCTTGGGCTTCTAGTTGTTGTTGGCCTTCATCAGCTCCTTGAATCTAGAAAG CGCAAGAGACCCATACAGAAAGTAGAAATGGGTACCTCGAGTCAAAATGATGTTGACATGAGTTGGATTCCTCAGGAAACATTGAATCAGATCA TGCAGAGTAGAAGAG
- the Ssr1 gene encoding translocon-associated protein subunit alpha isoform X1 has protein sequence MRLLPRLLLLVLLAFPAAVLLRGGPGGSLALAQDLTEDEEIVEDSIIEDEDDEAEVEEDEPTDLAEDKEEEDVSSEPEASPSADTTILFVKGEDFPANNIVKFLVGFTNKGTEDFIVESLDASFRYPQDYQFYIQNFTALPLNTVVPPQRQATFEYSFIPAEPMGGRPFGLVINLNYKDLNGNVFQDAVFNQTVTVIEREDGLDGETIFMYMFLAGLGLLVVVGLHQLLESRKRKRPIQKVEMGTSSQNDVDMSWIPQETLNQIMQSRRDKASPRRLPRKRAQKRSVGSDERRKREAH, from the exons ATGAGACTCCTCCCccgcctgctgctgctggtcctGCTGGCCTTCCCCGCCGCCGTGCTGCTCCGAGGCGGCCCCGGAG ggtCATTAGCCTTGGCTCAAGATCTTACAGAAGATGAAGAAATTGTGGAAGATTCAATaattgaagatgaagatgatgaggcTGAAGTAGAAGAAGATGAACCCACAGATTTG GCagaagataaagaagaagaagatgtgTCTAGTGAACCAGAAGCTTCGCCGAGTGCAGACACAACTATTCTATTTGTAAAAGGAGAAG ATTTTCCAGCAAACAACATCGTGAAGTTCCTGGTTGGCTTTACAAACAAGGGGACAGAAGATTTTATTGTTGAATCGCTAGATGCCTCGTTCCGTTATCCTCAGGACTACCAGTTCTACATCCAGAATTTCACAGCGCTTCCTCTGAACACTGTAGTGCCACCCCAGCGACAGGCGACTTTTGAGTATTCCTTCATTCCTGCAGAGCCTATGGGGGGTCGGCCCTTTGGTCTGGTCATCAATCTGAACTACAAAGATTTGAAC GGCAATGTATTCCAGGATGCTGTCTTCAATCAGACGGTCACGGTTATTGAGAGAGAGGATGGGTTAGACGGAGAGAC aatttttatgtatatgttccTTGCTGGTCTTGGGCTTCTAGTTGTTGTTGGCCTTCATCAGCTCCTTGAATCTAGAAAG CGCAAGAGACCCATACAGAAAGTAGAAATGGGTACCTCGAGTCAAAATGATGTTGACATGAGTTGGATTCCTCAGGAAACATTGAATCAGATCA TGCAGAGTAGAAGAG
- the Ssr1 gene encoding translocon-associated protein subunit alpha isoform X2, producing the protein MRLLPRLLLLVLLAFPAAVLLRGGPGGSLALAQDLTEDEEIVEDSIIEDEDDEAEVEEDEPTDLAEDKEEEDVSSEPEASPSADTTILFVKGEDFPANNIVKFLVGFTNKGTEDFIVESLDASFRYPQDYQFYIQNFTALPLNTVVPPQRQATFEYSFIPAEPMGGRPFGLVINLNYKDLNGNVFQDAVFNQTVTVIEREDGLDGETIFMYMFLAGLGLLVVVGLHQLLESRKRKRPIQKVEMGTSSQNDVDMSWIPQETLNQINKASPRRLPRKRAQKRSVGSDERRKREAH; encoded by the exons ATGAGACTCCTCCCccgcctgctgctgctggtcctGCTGGCCTTCCCCGCCGCCGTGCTGCTCCGAGGCGGCCCCGGAG ggtCATTAGCCTTGGCTCAAGATCTTACAGAAGATGAAGAAATTGTGGAAGATTCAATaattgaagatgaagatgatgaggcTGAAGTAGAAGAAGATGAACCCACAGATTTG GCagaagataaagaagaagaagatgtgTCTAGTGAACCAGAAGCTTCGCCGAGTGCAGACACAACTATTCTATTTGTAAAAGGAGAAG ATTTTCCAGCAAACAACATCGTGAAGTTCCTGGTTGGCTTTACAAACAAGGGGACAGAAGATTTTATTGTTGAATCGCTAGATGCCTCGTTCCGTTATCCTCAGGACTACCAGTTCTACATCCAGAATTTCACAGCGCTTCCTCTGAACACTGTAGTGCCACCCCAGCGACAGGCGACTTTTGAGTATTCCTTCATTCCTGCAGAGCCTATGGGGGGTCGGCCCTTTGGTCTGGTCATCAATCTGAACTACAAAGATTTGAAC GGCAATGTATTCCAGGATGCTGTCTTCAATCAGACGGTCACGGTTATTGAGAGAGAGGATGGGTTAGACGGAGAGAC aatttttatgtatatgttccTTGCTGGTCTTGGGCTTCTAGTTGTTGTTGGCCTTCATCAGCTCCTTGAATCTAGAAAG CGCAAGAGACCCATACAGAAAGTAGAAATGGGTACCTCGAGTCAAAATGATGTTGACATGAGTTGGATTCCTCAGGAAACATTGAATCAGATCA